In the genome of Raphanus sativus cultivar WK10039 chromosome 4, ASM80110v3, whole genome shotgun sequence, one region contains:
- the LOC108833635 gene encoding uncharacterized protein LOC108833635 has protein sequence MVDLQEGLPVSSSSSSSSSSLPVSSSSSSSSSSSLSLSTMQFDIELWMVAEERAQEILNTIQPIIVSDRSRNEIVYYLQTLVKDRLGLEVFNFGSVPLKTYLPDGDIDLTVLTPQDKEEDLAKALCKMLEAEDGESDFDVTDVQYIQAQVKVIKCKIRNVAVDISFNQVAGLSALCFLEQVDQIFGRDHLFKRSIILVKAWCYYESRILGSNTGLISTYALAVLVLHIINISYASVSGPLAVLFKFLDYYASFDWGNNCVTVYGPVLISSLPDMKETEHHEVVLNEKFVRECMESYSFSTKAAEANGRYFPVRHFNIVDPLKHSNNLGRSVTQGNVQRLKHAFTLGARKIKDVLTLPGETMGWKLEKFFCNSLDRNGKGERLDVEEPVTAFGTGRSELSELRGDFEGYFQSLVYGKWFHGETQLWIPQGHDTNSWDNVNGQRSGFYWRRVDGATSLQNMRRSIGTGTFIPEMRQESYTNRSSSKPKTVKSLPSTSQS, from the exons ATGGTTGATCTTCAAGAGGGGCTGCCAGTCTCCTCATCTTCATCCTCGTCCTCCTCATCGCTGCCAGTCTCCTCATCTTCATCCTCGTCCTCCTCATCGTCTCTTTCACTATCAACAATGCAATTCGATATAGAACTGTGGATGGTTGCCGAAGAAAGGGCTCAGGAGATACTGAACACCATTCAACCAATCATTGTTTCAGACAGGAGTAGGAATGAGATAGTCTATTATCTCCAAACCCTTGTTAAAGATCGTCTTGGACTTGAG GTCTTTAATTTTGGTTCGGTGCCACTAAAAACCTACCTCCCAGATGGAGATATTGATCTGACAGTCCTAACTCCTCAAGATAAGGAAGAGGACTTGGCTAAAGCATTGTGCAAAATGCTTGAAGCTGAAGACGGAGAATCTGATTTCGATGTTACCGATGTTCAGTATATCCAAGCACAG GTCAAGGTCATAAAGTGCAAGATCAGGAACGTTGCTGTGGATATATCCTTTAATCAAGTGGCAGGACTATCAGCTTTATGTTTTCTGGAGCAG GTTGACCAAATTTTTGGTAGAGACCACCTGTTCAAACGTAGCATCATTTTGGTCAAGGCATGGTGCTATTATGAGAGCCGTATTCTCGGTTCCAACACTGGTTTGATTTCAACATATGCATTGGCAGTACTAGTCTTGCATATTATCAACATATCTTATGCATCAGTATCTGGCCCTTTAGcg GTACTGTTTAAGTTTTTGGATTACTATGCATCATTTGATTGGGGTAACAACTGTGTCACGGTCTATGGTCCTGTCCTGATATCTTCTCTTCCAGATATGAAAG AAACCGAGCATCATGAAGTTGTCTTGAACGAGAAGTTCGTTAGAGAATGCATGGAGTCATATTCGTTTTCAACTAAAGCTGCTGAAGCAAACGGCCGTTACTTTCCTGTGAGGCATTTCAACATAGTGGATCCTTTGAAACACAGTAACAACCTTGGCCGAAGTGTGACACAAG GCAATGTGCAACGTTTAAAACATGCGTTTACTCTAGGAGCTAGAAAGATCAAAGATGTTCTTACACTACCTGGAGAAACCATGGGCTGGAAACTAGAGAAGTTCTTTTGTAATTCATTGGACAGAAACGGTAAGGGAGAAAGACTAGACGTGGAGGAACCTGTCACGGCTTTTGGTACTGGAAGATCAGAATTGTCTGAGCTCAGAGGAGATTTTGAAGGATACTTCCAGAGTCTTGTATATGGGAAGTGGTTTCATGGTGAAACTCAGTTATGGATCCCTCAGGGTCATGACACAAATTCTTGGGACAATGTGAATGGCCAAAGGAGTGGTTTCTATTGGAGGAGGGTGGATGGAGCAACCTCGTTGCAGAACATGAGAAGATCAATAGGAACAGGCACTTTCATTCCGGAAATG AGACAAGAATCTTATACAAACAGGTCCAGTAGCAAACCGAAGACAGTGAAATCATTGCCTTCAACATCTCAGTCTTAA
- the LOC108832162 gene encoding precursor of CEP15 has product MDARKINLHVLLLSFLLISEVPLILGLSTRGNTRSETEVLYGGEYSPAMKSRKLMATNLKVDYSGDYHDGASLASPSPPVPDYDDDIYKRQGDVPSPGIGH; this is encoded by the coding sequence ATGGATGCAAGGAAGATTAATCTTCACGTTTTATTACTCTCTTTCTTACTCATCTCCGAAGTTCCATTGATTCTTGGGTTGAGTACGAGAGGCAATACTAGATCGGAGACGGAAGTATTGTATGGCGGAGAGTACTCCCCGGCGATGAAGAGCAGGAAGTTGATGGCTACAAACTTGAAAGTTGATTATTCAGGTGATTATCATGATGGAGCATCATTAGCATCACCATCACCACCAGTGcctgattatgatgatgatatcTATAAAAGGCAAGGCGATGTTCCAAGCCCCGGTATTGGCCACTGA
- the LOC108832165 gene encoding potassium transporter 2 produces MDLNFGKCCGSKKKESWRSVMLLAYQSLGVVYGDLSISPLYVFKSTFAEDIRHSETNEEIFGVLSFVFWTLTLVPLLKYVFIVLRADDNGEGGTFALYSLICRHVKVSLLPNRQVADEALSTYKLEHPPEKNHDSCVKRYLEKHKWLHTALLLLVLLGTCMVIGDGLLTPAISVFSAVSGLEMNMSKEHHQYAVIPITCFILVCLFALQHFGTHRVGFVFAPIVLTWLLCISGIGLYNIIQWNPHVYKALSPKYMFMFLRKTRVSGWMSLGGILLCITGAEAMFADLGHFNYAAIQIAFTFLVYPALILAYMGQAAYLSQHHNSAHAIGFYISVPKCVHWPVLMIAILASVVGSQAIISGTFSIINQSQSLGCFPRVKVIHTSDKIHGQIYIPEINWMLMVLCIAVTIGFRDVKHLGNASGLAVMAVMLVTTCLMSLVIVLCWHKPPILALLFLLFFGSIELLYFSASLTKFREGAWLPILLSLFFMIIMFVWHYATIKKYEFDLQNKVSLEWLLALGPSLGISRVPGIGLVFTDLTSGIPANFSRFVTNLPAFHRVLVFVCVKSVPVPFVPAAERYLVGRVGPVDHRSYRCIVRYGYRDVHQDVDSFETELVSKLGDFIRYDWHRRTTTREEEEEDTVRSNESSSESRLAVIGTVAYEIEENLQPESVSIGFTTVESMEDVIEMAAPPTTTTVKRVRFAVEEEEDEEAEAELRSELMDLVAAQEAGTAFILGHSHVKAKQGSSVMKRLAVNFGYNFLRRNCRGPDVALKVPPVSLLEVGMVYVI; encoded by the exons ATGGATCTCAATTTTGGGAAATGCTGTGGTTCTAAGAAG AAGGAGTCATGGAGGTCTGTTATGCTTCTTGCTTACCAGAGTCTTGGTGTTGTCTATGGAGACTTGAGTATTTCTCCTCTTTACGTCTTCAAGAGCACTTTCGCTGAAGACATTCGTCACTCCGAGACAAACGAAGAGATCTTTGGTGTTCTGTCTTTTGTCTTTTGGACTCTTACTCTGGTCCCTTTGCTTAAGTATGTCTTCATTGTCCTTCGTGCTGATGATAATGGAGAAG GTGGAACTTTTGCTTTGTACTCACTCATTTGCCGTCATGTCAAAGTTAGCCTCCTCCCAAACCGGCAAGTGGCTGATGAGGCGCTGTCCACTTATAAACTGGAGCATCCGCCGGAGAAGAACCATGACTCTTGCGTGAAGAGATATCTTGAGAAGCACAAGTGGTTACACACTGCTTTGCTGCTTCTGGTTCTTCTCGGGACTTGTATGGTCATCGGAGATGGACTTCTCACTCCAGCTATCTCCG TTTTCTCTGCTGTGTCAGGTCTTGAGATGAATATGTCCAAAGAACATCACCAAT ATGCAGTGATTCCTATAACATGCTTCATACTAGTCTGCCTTTTCGCGCTTCAGCATTTCGGAACACACCGTGTTGGTTTTGTTTTCGCGCCTATTGTCCTCACATGGCTTCTCTGTATAAGCGGTATCGGCTTGTACAATATAATACAGTGGAATCCTCATGTCTACAAGGCTCTTTCTCCTAAATACATGTTCATGTTCCTGAGGAAGACCAGAGTAAGTGGATGGATGTCTCTTGGTGGGATCTTGTTGTGTATAACCG GTGCTGAGGCCATGTTTGCTGATCTTGGTCACTTCAACTATGCTGCAATTCAG ATTGCGTTTACCTTCTTGGTTTATCCAGCTCTAATATTAGCATACATGGGACAAGCTGCTTACCTATCACAGCATCACAACTCTGCTCACGCCATTGGATTCTACATCTCCGTGCCAA AATGTGTGCACTGGCCTGTGCTAATGATAGCAATCCTCGCTTCCGTTGTGGGAAGCCAAGCGATCATCAGCGGCACATTCTCAATCATAAACCAAAGCCAGTCTCTCGGATGCTTCCCACGAGTCAAAGTCATCCACACATCAGACAAGATCCACGGCCAGATCTACATCCCCGAGATCAACTGGATGCTCATGGTCCTCTGCATCGCCGTCACCATCGGTTTCCGAGACGTCAAACACCTCGGAAACGCGTCGGGTTTAGCCGTGATGGCCGTGATGCTAGTGACTACATGTCTCATGTCGTTAGTCATAGTTCTATGCTGGCACAAGCCGCCGATACTAgctctcctcttcctcctcttcttcggATCGATAGAGCTTCTCTACTTCTCAGCCTCGCTCACCAAGTTCCGCGAAGGCGCGTGGCTCCCCATCCTCTTATCCCTCTTCTTCATGATCATCATGTTCGTCTGGCACTACGCAACCATCAAGAAGTACGAGTTCGATCTCCAGAACAAAGTCTCTCTAGAGTGGCTTCTTGCTTTAGGGCCAAGCCTAGGGATCTCTAGGGTTCCTGGTATAGGTTTGGTCTTCACGGACTTGACCTCAGGGATCCCGGCGAACTTCTCTCGGTTCGTCACCAACCTCCCTGCTTTCCACCGAGTCCTCGTCTTCGTCTGCGTCAAGTCCGTCCCTGTTCCTTTCGTTCCAGCAGCCGAGAGGTACTTAGTGGGCCGTGTTGGGCCTGTGGACCATCGTTCTTACAGATGCATTGTTAGGTACGGTTACCGTGATGTTCATCAAGACGTGGACTCGTTCGAGACGGAGCTCGTGAGCAAGCTTGGTGACTTCATACGCTACGACTGGCACAGAAGAACAACGACgcgagaggaggaggaggaggacacGGTCAGGTCCAACGAGTCCTCGAGCGAGTCGAGACTGGCTGTGATAGGGACAGTAGCGTACGAGATAGAAGAGAATCTCCAGCCGGAGAGCGTTTCCATCGGATTCACCACCGTTGAGAGCATGGAGGACGTGATAGAGATGGCGGCGCCACCAACCACAACGACCGTAAAGCGCGTTAGGTTTGCtgtggaagaggaggaggacgaGGAAGCGGAGGCGGAGCTGAGGAGCGAGCTGATGGATCTGGTGGCGGCGCAGGAGGCGGGGACGGCGTTTATATTGGGGCATTCGCATGTGAAGGCGAAGCAAGGTTCGTCGGTGATGAAGAGGTTGGCTGTTAATTTCGGTTATAACTTCTTGAGGAGGAACTGTAGAGGACCTGACGTGGCGCTCAAGGTACCGCCGGTTTCTCTTTTAGAAGTCGGTATGGTTTATGTCATTTga